The genomic region GCGGCACGGTGCTGAAGACCGAAAAAATGACGGGGAACAAGTAAGATGAACGCTCCGTGGAAACCGGGCGGCGTGGCCCATCGCGAACCCTTCGTCGCCTATGTCTGCGACGAGACGGCCGCCGAGGCGATCCGCCCCATCGCAACCGAGATGGGCTGGTCGCCCGAGAAGGTGAACAAGGGCGGCCTGCGCAACGCGGTGCAGTCGCTGTCCGTGTCGGCCAGCCCGCAGATCCTGTTCGTCGACCTCGCCGAATCGGGCGATCCGCTCGGCGATATCAATTCGCTCGCCGAGGTATGCGAGCCGGGCACGGTGGTGATCGCCTCCGGGCAAGTCAACGATGTGCGGCTGTACCGCGATCTCGTCGCGAGCGGGATCCAGGATTATCTCCTGAAGCCGCTGTCGCCGGACATGCTGCGCGATGCCTTCTCCCACGCGCAGGCGGTGCTGAACGCGCCCAAGGTGGTCGAGGGCGCGGTGGACCGGCCGCATTATGCGGTGGCGGTGATCGGCACGCGCGGCGGCACCGGCGCCTCCACCATCGCCGCCTCGCTGGCGTGGCTGATGAGCGAGAAGCAGCAGCGCACCACCGCGATGCTCGATCTCGACGTGCATTTCGGCACCGGCGCGCTGGCGCTCGATCTGGAACCGGGACGCGGCCTCACCGACGCGATCGAGAACCCCAGCCGCATCGACGGCCTGTTCATCGAGCGCGCCATGGTCCGCGCCTCCGACAAGCTGTCGATCCTGTCCGCCGAGGCGCCGATCAACTCGCCGATCGTCACCGACGGCAGCGCCTTCTTCCAGTTGCAGGAGGAGATGCGCGCCGCGTTCGAGTGCACCGTGGTCGATCTGCCGCGCAACATGCTGGTCGCGCACCCGCATCTGGTGAGCGACATGCAGTGCGCGCTGATCGTCACCGAGCTGACGCTGGCGGCGGCGCGCGACACGATCCGCATCCTCTCATGGATCAAAGCCAATGCGCCGCACCTGATGGTGCTGGTGCTGGCCAACCGCGTCCATCCGGGGCAGCAACTCGAAATCACGCGCAAGGATTTCGAGAATTCGATCGAGCGCAAGATCGATTTCATCGTCCCGTTCGACCAGAAGCTCGCCGCGCAGGCCGCGAAGCTCGGCAAGCCGCTCGCGGAAGCCGGCAAGGGTTCCAAGACGGTTGCGCCGATCGCGCAGCTCGCGAGCCGGCTTTGTACCGTGAGCGACGAGAGCGGATCGGGCGACGCGGCCGACGCGAAGGCGAAAAGCGGGTCGCTGATGGACCGGTTCGCCGACCTGAAATCCCTCCTGCCCAGGAAACCGGGCGGAGCGAAGGCGAAATGATCGCGCGCCCGCGCTTTTCCGCGCGGGGCCGCGCCCAAGGACGTGTGAGGCCGCGATGCCCCTGATGCCGATTGTCATGCTTGCGCTGGGCGCGCTGACCGTGATCGCGATGATCGGGTTCGCGTTCGCCGGCCCGTCCGCAGCGCGCGCCGGCAGCCGGCGGCTCGGCGCCCTGCGCGAGCGTCATTCCGCCTCGCCGACGATGGCGGTGGAGGCGCAGATGCGCCGCATCACCGGCAAGAACGCCACCAGGGCGGATCAGGCGGCGATGCGCTTCCTGCCGAAGCCGGCCGAACTGAAGAAGCGGCTGACCCGCACCGGCAAGAACTGGACGGTCGGTCAATACGGTATGGTGACGGTGGCGCTGCTGGTGATCGTCACCCTGCTGCTGACGCTGCAGGGCCTGCCGCTGCTGCTGGCGCTGCTGGTCGGGCTGGGCGTCGGCGCGGGCCTGCCGCATTATGTCGTCGGCTTCTTCATCAAGCGCCGCATCGCGAAGTTCAATGCGAAATTTCCCGACGCGATCGAATTGCTCGTGCGCGGCTTGCGCTCGGGCCTGCCGATCACAGAAACCATGTCGGTCGTCGCCAGCGAGGTGCCGGGTCCTGTGGGCGAGGAATTCCGCATCGTCTCGGACAAGATGAAGATCGGCCGCTCGATGGACGTGGCGCTCCAGGAAACCGCCGAGCGGATTCCGACGCCCGAGTTCCAGTTCTTCTGCATCACCATCGCGATCCAGCGCGAGACCGGCGGCAATCTGGCGGAAACGCTCCAGAACCTCGCCACCGTGTTGCGTCAGCGCGGGCAGATGAAGCTGAAGATCAAGGCGATGTCGTCGGAATCGAAGGCGTCGGCCTATATCATCGGCGCGCTGCCGTTCATCGTTTTCGGCCTGATCTGGTTCATCAACGGCAGCTACATGCAGAAATTCTTCGTCGATGAACGGCTTATCATGGTCGGCGGCGGCGGGCTGGTATGGATGGCGATCGGCGGCTTCATCATGGCCAAGATGATCAACTTCGAGATCTGACGCGATGGAACCCACATCCAATCCGACGCTGCTTGGCATCGACGTCTATCTGGCCGCGACGATCCTGTCCGGCGTGGCGGCGTTCGCCGTGCTGGTGGCGATCTACGCCGCGCTCAGCGTGCGCGACCCGATGGCCCGGCGCGTCAAGGCGCTGAACGAGCGTCGCGAGCAGCTCAAGGCCGGCATCACCGCCTCCAGCGGCAAGCGCCGCGCGAAGCTGGTGCGCCGCAGCGAGGGCGCCGACCGCATCCGCGCCTTCCTCGCCTCGCTGAAGGTGCTGCAGGACAGCCAGCTCAAGGACGCGCAGGTCAAGCTGCTCCAGGCCGGCATCCGATCGAAGGAATGGGCGGTGGGGGTGATCTTCGGCCGGCTGGTGCTGCCGGTGGTGATCGGCGGCATCATGGTGTTCGTCGTCTATGGCACGAACAGCTTCGCCGAATGGTCCGCGCTCAAGCGCTATGGGCTGGTCGCCTTCACCTTCATCGCCTGCTACAAGGCGCCGGACATCTTCCTCAAGAACCAGATCACCAAGCGCTCGCAGGCGATCCGCAAGGGCCTGCCCGACGCGCTCGATCTGCTGGTGATCTGCGCCGAGGCCGGCCTGACTGTGGACGCCGCGTTCCACCGCGTCGCGAAGGAGCTGGGCAAGGCCTATCCCGAGCTGGGCGACGAATTCGCGCTCACCGCGATCGAGCTGGGCTTCCTCACCGATCGCCGCCAGGCGTTCGAGAATTTTTCCAACCGCATCGCGCTGGACGAGGTGAAGGGCATCGTCACCACGATGATCCAGACCGAGAAATACGGCACCCCCCTCGCCTCCGCGCTGCGCGTGCTGTCCGCCGAGTTCCGCAACGAGCGCATGATGCGCGCGGAGGAAAAGGCCGCCCGCCTGCCGGCGATCATGACGGTGCCGCTGATCCTGTTCATCCTGCCGGTGCTGTTCATCGTCATCCTCGG from Sphingomonas sp. CL5.1 harbors:
- a CDS encoding pilus assembly protein CpaE, with product MNAPWKPGGVAHREPFVAYVCDETAAEAIRPIATEMGWSPEKVNKGGLRNAVQSLSVSASPQILFVDLAESGDPLGDINSLAEVCEPGTVVIASGQVNDVRLYRDLVASGIQDYLLKPLSPDMLRDAFSHAQAVLNAPKVVEGAVDRPHYAVAVIGTRGGTGASTIAASLAWLMSEKQQRTTAMLDLDVHFGTGALALDLEPGRGLTDAIENPSRIDGLFIERAMVRASDKLSILSAEAPINSPIVTDGSAFFQLQEEMRAAFECTVVDLPRNMLVAHPHLVSDMQCALIVTELTLAAARDTIRILSWIKANAPHLMVLVLANRVHPGQQLEITRKDFENSIERKIDFIVPFDQKLAAQAAKLGKPLAEAGKGSKTVAPIAQLASRLCTVSDESGSGDAADAKAKSGSLMDRFADLKSLLPRKPGGAKAK
- a CDS encoding type II secretion system F family protein; this translates as MPLMPIVMLALGALTVIAMIGFAFAGPSAARAGSRRLGALRERHSASPTMAVEAQMRRITGKNATRADQAAMRFLPKPAELKKRLTRTGKNWTVGQYGMVTVALLVIVTLLLTLQGLPLLLALLVGLGVGAGLPHYVVGFFIKRRIAKFNAKFPDAIELLVRGLRSGLPITETMSVVASEVPGPVGEEFRIVSDKMKIGRSMDVALQETAERIPTPEFQFFCITIAIQRETGGNLAETLQNLATVLRQRGQMKLKIKAMSSESKASAYIIGALPFIVFGLIWFINGSYMQKFFVDERLIMVGGGGLVWMAIGGFIMAKMINFEI
- a CDS encoding type II secretion system F family protein, which codes for MEPTSNPTLLGIDVYLAATILSGVAAFAVLVAIYAALSVRDPMARRVKALNERREQLKAGITASSGKRRAKLVRRSEGADRIRAFLASLKVLQDSQLKDAQVKLLQAGIRSKEWAVGVIFGRLVLPVVIGGIMVFVVYGTNSFAEWSALKRYGLVAFTFIACYKAPDIFLKNQITKRSQAIRKGLPDALDLLVICAEAGLTVDAAFHRVAKELGKAYPELGDEFALTAIELGFLTDRRQAFENFSNRIALDEVKGIVTTMIQTEKYGTPLASALRVLSAEFRNERMMRAEEKAARLPAIMTVPLILFILPVLFIVILGPAACSINDAFIHGTP